One window of Curtobacterium sp. 458 genomic DNA carries:
- a CDS encoding ATP-binding protein — translation MSTTDRIRLGEMRAELNPYAPGAGLRPPELVGRQPEVDAFDLLVARSRRGQTSRSLVLHGLRGVGKTVLLNQFRAQADSAGWLVVDVEGQTSDSGQQTTRRRLAREIALAARRLHRGRALTSAVRDALATVKAFSVQFGGMGFSVDVEASVGRADTGVIEIDLEELVEDLAPALREQQRVLALFVDELQDLEPALLAALISVQHRAGQREWPFVVVGAGLPSVPGALTTAKSYAERLFDYREIGSLPSGAAADALVLPAQRSGVTFDPDALDTIVDAAGGYPYFLQTYGSAAWDLAADKRITRADADGAIERGNAELDSGFFPGRWASATPAERQYLVAMSDDPEGESSTGEVASRLGVPAKATSQARQALIGKGIVFAPQRGRIAYTVPHMRAFVRRQADLDLVD, via the coding sequence ATGTCCACCACAGACCGGATCAGATTGGGAGAGATGCGCGCCGAACTGAACCCGTACGCCCCCGGTGCCGGCTTGCGGCCGCCGGAACTCGTCGGACGCCAGCCCGAGGTCGACGCGTTCGACCTCCTGGTCGCGCGGTCCCGTCGCGGCCAGACCTCGCGCAGCCTCGTCCTGCACGGGCTCCGCGGAGTCGGCAAGACCGTTCTGCTGAACCAGTTCCGGGCGCAGGCCGACTCGGCCGGCTGGCTCGTGGTCGACGTGGAAGGGCAGACATCGGACTCGGGGCAGCAGACCACCCGTCGGCGACTCGCTCGTGAGATCGCCCTCGCAGCACGCCGTCTGCACCGAGGAAGGGCGCTGACCTCCGCGGTGCGGGACGCGTTGGCCACGGTGAAGGCGTTCAGCGTGCAGTTCGGGGGCATGGGGTTCTCCGTCGACGTCGAGGCCTCGGTCGGGCGCGCAGACACCGGCGTGATCGAGATCGACCTCGAAGAGCTCGTCGAGGACCTCGCGCCCGCACTCCGCGAACAGCAGCGGGTGCTCGCGCTGTTCGTCGACGAACTCCAGGACCTCGAACCCGCGCTGCTCGCCGCGTTGATCTCCGTGCAGCACCGGGCGGGCCAGCGCGAGTGGCCGTTCGTCGTGGTCGGAGCCGGGCTGCCGAGTGTGCCCGGGGCGCTCACCACGGCGAAGTCGTACGCGGAGCGCCTGTTCGACTACCGCGAGATCGGGTCGCTCCCCTCCGGGGCCGCTGCGGACGCGCTCGTCCTGCCGGCGCAGCGGTCCGGGGTCACGTTCGACCCGGACGCGCTCGACACCATCGTCGACGCAGCGGGCGGCTACCCGTACTTCCTGCAGACGTACGGATCTGCCGCGTGGGACCTGGCGGCGGACAAGCGGATCACCCGAGCGGACGCCGACGGAGCCATCGAACGCGGGAACGCCGAGCTGGACAGCGGGTTCTTCCCCGGGCGCTGGGCGAGTGCGACGCCCGCTGAGCGCCAGTACCTCGTCGCGATGTCCGACGACCCTGAGGGTGAGTCCTCGACCGGTGAAGTCGCGAGCCGCCTGGGCGTCCCCGCGAAGGCGACCAGTCAGGCGCGTCAGGCACTCATCGGCAAGGGCATCGTGTTCGCGCCGCAGCGAGGGCGGATCGCTTACACGGTGCCGCACATGCGGGCCTTCGTCCGGCGACAGGCTGATCTCGACCTGGTGGACTAA
- the glmS gene encoding glutamine--fructose-6-phosphate transaminase (isomerizing) — translation MCGIVGYVGSNSSQDVLLGGLRRLEYRGYDSAGIAVVDAASDLASAKKAGKLQALVDELESHPIADGGTGIGHTRWATHGGPTDGNAHPHLADGGKLALIHNGIIENFAELRAELQAEGVEFLSETDSEVAAHLVARSFRETGDLTDAMQQAVQWLEGAFTLLVVHADQPGVVVGARRNSPLVVGLGDGENFMGSDVAAFVAYTQRALAIGQDEIATIRPDGVDVIHFDGTPASPSEFEVNWDASAADKGGWSSFMAKEISEEPEAVAKTILGRVHDGAVTLTDLDPIAERLATVERVIVIACGTAAYAGILGKYAIEQWARVPVEVELAHEFRYRDPVLDERTLVVSISQSGETMDTLMAVKYAREQGAQVLSICNTQGATIPRESDAVIYTHAGPEVAVASTKAFIAQGVALYLLGLHLATLRGTLTAEQIAEQVAELEGLAPKLQQTIDDASGIKDLARWMADTRSVLFLGRHVGYPIALEGALKLKELAYIHAEGFAAGELKHGPIALIEPGQIVFVIVPSPRDSRSLHPKVVSNIQEIRARGARVIAIAEEGDAAVLPFADEVLRIPLATPLFEPLLAVAPLHMFGMELAAAKGLDVDQPRNLAKSVTVE, via the coding sequence ATGTGTGGAATCGTCGGCTACGTCGGCAGCAACAGCAGTCAGGACGTGCTCCTCGGTGGACTCCGTCGGCTCGAGTACCGCGGCTACGACTCGGCGGGCATCGCCGTCGTGGACGCCGCATCGGACCTCGCCTCGGCCAAGAAGGCCGGCAAGCTCCAGGCGCTCGTCGACGAACTCGAGTCGCACCCCATCGCGGACGGCGGCACCGGCATCGGTCACACCCGCTGGGCCACGCACGGCGGGCCGACCGACGGCAACGCCCACCCGCACCTCGCGGACGGCGGCAAGCTCGCCCTCATCCACAACGGCATCATCGAGAACTTCGCCGAGCTCCGCGCCGAGCTGCAGGCCGAGGGCGTCGAGTTCCTCAGCGAGACCGACTCCGAGGTCGCGGCGCACCTCGTCGCGCGGTCGTTCCGCGAGACCGGGGACCTGACGGACGCCATGCAGCAGGCCGTGCAGTGGCTCGAGGGCGCGTTCACGCTCCTCGTCGTGCACGCCGACCAGCCCGGCGTCGTCGTCGGTGCCCGGCGGAACTCCCCGCTCGTGGTCGGCCTCGGCGACGGCGAGAACTTCATGGGCTCCGACGTCGCCGCGTTCGTCGCGTACACGCAGCGGGCCCTCGCGATCGGACAGGACGAGATCGCCACGATCCGCCCCGACGGCGTCGACGTGATCCACTTCGACGGCACCCCGGCGTCGCCGAGCGAGTTCGAGGTCAACTGGGACGCCTCGGCAGCCGACAAGGGCGGTTGGTCGTCCTTCATGGCGAAGGAGATCAGCGAGGAGCCCGAGGCCGTCGCGAAGACGATCCTCGGCCGCGTCCACGACGGCGCCGTCACCCTGACGGACCTCGACCCGATCGCCGAGCGCCTCGCGACCGTCGAGCGTGTCATCGTCATCGCGTGCGGGACCGCCGCGTACGCCGGCATCCTCGGCAAGTACGCGATCGAGCAGTGGGCCCGTGTCCCCGTCGAGGTCGAGCTCGCACACGAGTTCCGGTACCGCGACCCCGTGCTCGACGAGCGCACGCTCGTCGTCTCGATCAGCCAGTCGGGCGAGACCATGGACACGCTCATGGCCGTCAAGTACGCCCGTGAGCAGGGGGCGCAGGTCCTCTCCATCTGCAACACCCAGGGCGCGACGATCCCGCGCGAGTCCGACGCGGTCATCTACACGCACGCCGGACCCGAGGTCGCCGTGGCCTCGACGAAGGCGTTCATCGCGCAGGGTGTCGCGCTGTACCTGCTCGGGCTGCACCTCGCGACCCTCCGCGGGACGCTGACGGCCGAGCAGATCGCCGAGCAGGTCGCCGAGCTCGAGGGCCTCGCCCCGAAGCTGCAGCAGACCATCGACGACGCGTCCGGCATCAAGGACCTCGCCCGCTGGATGGCGGACACACGGAGCGTCCTGTTCCTCGGCCGCCACGTCGGGTACCCGATCGCGCTCGAGGGTGCGCTCAAGCTCAAGGAGCTCGCGTACATCCACGCCGAGGGCTTCGCCGCCGGTGAGCTCAAGCACGGTCCGATCGCCCTCATCGAGCCCGGGCAGATCGTCTTCGTCATCGTGCCGTCGCCGCGTGACAGCCGCTCGCTGCACCCGAAGGTGGTGTCGAACATCCAGGAGATCCGCGCCCGCGGCGCCCGGGTGATCGCCATCGCGGAAGAGGGTGACGCCGCCGTGCTGCCCTTCGCCGACGAGGTCCTGCGGATCCCGCTGGCGACGCCGCTGTTCGAGCCGCTGCTCGCGGTCGCGCCGCTGCACATGTTCGGCATGGAGCTCGCCGCGGCCAAGGGCCTCGACGTCGACCAGCCGCGCAACCTCGCGAAGTCGGTCACCGTCGAGTAG
- a CDS encoding holo-ACP synthase: MIIGIGVDVVDLERFRGVLERTPALRTRLFTPAELVRDGEPRPAASLAARFAAKEALIKAFGTSAGLSWQELEVVADDQRNPSLTLHEGARRVAEQRGVTSVHLSLSHDGGIATAFVIIEGKSD; the protein is encoded by the coding sequence GTGATCATCGGCATCGGGGTGGACGTCGTCGACCTGGAACGCTTCCGTGGTGTGCTCGAGCGCACCCCGGCGCTCCGGACGCGCCTGTTCACCCCCGCCGAGCTCGTCCGCGACGGTGAACCCCGCCCTGCCGCGTCGCTCGCCGCGCGGTTCGCCGCCAAGGAAGCACTGATCAAGGCCTTCGGCACGAGCGCGGGCCTGAGCTGGCAGGAGCTCGAGGTCGTCGCGGACGACCAGCGGAACCCGTCGCTGACCCTCCACGAGGGTGCTCGGCGGGTGGCGGAGCAGCGTGGCGTGACGAGCGTGCACCTGTCGCTGTCGCACGATGGAGGGATCGCGACGGCGTTCGTGATCATCGAAGGGAAGTCGGATTGA
- the alr gene encoding alanine racemase produces MSAFTGITVDREALIANYATVAEQVAPSGVIAVVKANAYGHGAADAARAFVDAGAEWLGVADIDEGIALREAGIDEGTRILAWLHAPDEDFRRAAQHGITPAVSSVSQLSAAADSEVPAVHVCVDTGLSRNGAVESEWPELFETAGRLARSGSRTRVEGLMSHLANASRSDDLDQDAALQRALDGLAANGIVPDMVHLAASAASIAVPETRRDIARVGVALYGLSPFADRTSADLGLRPAMRVTAAVLRTVPVRAGEGASYGFTWRAEHDTRLAVIGLGYADGFDRALGNHVSVRIGDQRFPVVGRVAMNAMHVDIGDADVQVGDEVVLWGDPANGDPAVEEWADAIGTINYEIVARVGRSVERRTT; encoded by the coding sequence GTGAGCGCGTTCACCGGGATCACCGTCGACCGGGAGGCCCTCATCGCGAACTACGCGACCGTCGCCGAACAGGTGGCACCGTCCGGCGTCATCGCGGTCGTCAAGGCGAACGCGTACGGGCACGGCGCGGCCGACGCCGCGCGGGCCTTCGTGGACGCCGGGGCGGAGTGGCTCGGCGTCGCGGACATCGACGAGGGGATCGCCCTGCGCGAGGCCGGCATCGACGAGGGGACCCGCATCCTCGCGTGGCTGCACGCCCCAGACGAGGACTTCCGTCGCGCCGCGCAGCACGGCATCACACCGGCGGTCTCCAGCGTCTCGCAGCTGTCGGCAGCGGCCGACTCCGAGGTGCCCGCCGTGCACGTGTGCGTCGACACCGGGCTGAGCCGCAACGGCGCCGTCGAGTCGGAGTGGCCCGAGCTCTTCGAGACCGCCGGTCGGCTCGCCCGCAGCGGCTCCCGCACCCGTGTCGAGGGGCTCATGTCGCACCTGGCGAACGCCTCGCGGTCGGACGACCTCGACCAGGACGCCGCGCTCCAGCGTGCGCTCGACGGCCTCGCGGCGAACGGCATCGTGCCGGACATGGTGCACCTCGCGGCCAGCGCCGCGAGCATCGCCGTGCCGGAGACCCGCCGGGACATCGCGCGCGTCGGTGTCGCGCTGTACGGGCTGAGCCCCTTCGCGGACCGCACCTCGGCCGATCTCGGGCTCCGTCCCGCGATGCGCGTCACCGCGGCGGTGCTCCGGACCGTCCCGGTCCGCGCCGGCGAGGGCGCCAGCTACGGGTTCACCTGGCGCGCCGAGCACGACACCCGCCTCGCGGTCATCGGCCTCGGGTACGCGGACGGCTTCGACCGGGCGCTCGGCAACCACGTGTCGGTGCGCATCGGCGACCAGCGGTTCCCGGTCGTGGGCCGCGTCGCGATGAACGCCATGCACGTCGACATCGGTGACGCGGACGTACAGGTCGGCGACGAGGTCGTCCTCTGGGGCGACCCGGCGAACGGCGACCCCGCGGTCGAGGAGTGGGCCGACGCCATCGGCACGATCAACTACGAGATCGTCGCCCGCGTCGGCCGCAGCGTCGAGCGGAGGACCACGTGA
- the alr gene encoding alanine racemase, producing the protein MSASLRQASVDLDAYRANLDLVREWMEPVELMAIMKADAYGHGLEPIALAAVDAGVRWIGVLTVPAALRLRAIGVDEDVRVFTWQHAPDLDFRDAIDSAVDLGVSNVPELQRIVDAVDHRPARVHLGFDSGLHRDGATPEDWPALVAAALDAQRAGRIEVVAAYTHLAESSDDEDTAAVAAFDEAVEQAEDAGLDLPVRHVAASLAGLERKEFRKDMVRMGANLFGIPGADGVSAADLGLEAVMTLRASVAKTKRVPVDTGVSYDYTYRTTAETTLALVPVGYADGVPRLAQGRVQVAIKGKRYPIAGRVAMDQFLVDVGDDEVRVGDAVTLFGTGEHGEMTVLEWGEALDTIGEEIVCRIGERVPRVYEGHEAEGHVAEYLRGER; encoded by the coding sequence GTGAGCGCATCACTGCGACAGGCATCGGTCGACCTCGACGCCTACCGGGCGAACCTCGACCTGGTGCGCGAGTGGATGGAACCGGTCGAGCTCATGGCGATCATGAAGGCCGACGCGTACGGCCACGGGCTGGAGCCGATCGCGCTCGCCGCGGTGGACGCCGGTGTGCGGTGGATCGGCGTCCTGACCGTCCCGGCAGCCCTCCGGCTCCGGGCCATCGGTGTCGACGAGGACGTCCGCGTGTTCACGTGGCAGCACGCCCCGGACCTCGACTTCCGCGACGCGATCGACTCCGCGGTCGACCTCGGGGTCTCGAACGTGCCCGAGCTGCAGCGGATCGTCGACGCCGTCGACCACCGACCCGCGCGCGTGCACCTCGGCTTCGACTCCGGCCTCCACCGTGACGGCGCGACGCCGGAGGACTGGCCGGCCCTCGTCGCCGCAGCACTCGACGCCCAGCGCGCCGGTCGGATCGAGGTCGTCGCCGCGTACACGCACCTCGCGGAGTCGTCGGACGACGAGGACACCGCCGCGGTCGCCGCGTTTGACGAGGCCGTCGAGCAGGCCGAGGACGCCGGGCTCGACCTCCCGGTGCGGCACGTCGCCGCATCGCTGGCGGGGCTCGAACGCAAGGAGTTCCGGAAGGACATGGTCCGGATGGGGGCGAACCTGTTCGGCATCCCGGGCGCGGACGGCGTCTCCGCAGCCGACCTCGGTCTGGAGGCCGTGATGACGCTGCGTGCCTCCGTCGCGAAGACGAAGCGCGTGCCCGTCGACACGGGGGTCTCGTACGACTACACGTACCGCACGACCGCGGAGACGACCCTCGCGCTCGTCCCGGTCGGGTACGCGGACGGTGTGCCGCGACTCGCGCAGGGACGGGTGCAGGTCGCGATCAAGGGGAAGCGGTACCCGATCGCGGGCCGGGTCGCGATGGACCAGTTCCTCGTGGACGTCGGCGACGACGAGGTCCGGGTCGGGGACGCTGTGACGCTGTTCGGCACGGGGGAGCACGGGGAGATGACGGTCCTCGAGTGGGGTGAGGCGCTCGACACCATCGGCGAGGAGATCGTCTGCCGCATCGGTGAGCGCGTGCCCCGCGTGTACGAGGGGCACGAGGCCGAGGGGCACGTGGCCGAGTACCTCCGGGGCGAGCGATGA
- the tsaE gene encoding tRNA (adenosine(37)-N6)-threonylcarbamoyltransferase complex ATPase subunit type 1 TsaE: MTEPRVLLDTTVATTEEMGDLGARLAGVLRAGDLVVLTGPLGAGKTTLTRGLGAALGARGQVSSPTFVLARTHPTTSGPDLVHVDAYRLSDPLELDDLDLDWDGSIVVVEWGRGFVDGITDDVLDVEIVRATGSAGDRAADEDLDPDDVPDEPRRVIVTGTGGRWAGVRL, translated from the coding sequence ATGACCGAACCGCGCGTCCTCCTCGACACCACCGTCGCCACGACGGAGGAGATGGGCGACCTCGGTGCACGGCTCGCGGGCGTCCTGCGCGCTGGCGACCTCGTCGTGCTCACCGGTCCCCTCGGCGCCGGCAAGACGACGCTCACGCGGGGCCTCGGTGCCGCACTCGGTGCCCGGGGGCAGGTCTCCAGCCCGACGTTCGTGCTCGCCCGGACCCACCCGACGACGAGCGGGCCGGACCTCGTGCACGTCGATGCCTACCGCCTGTCGGACCCGCTGGAGCTCGACGACCTGGACCTCGACTGGGACGGCTCGATCGTGGTGGTCGAGTGGGGTCGCGGCTTCGTCGACGGCATCACCGACGACGTGCTCGACGTCGAGATCGTCCGGGCGACGGGCAGCGCCGGTGACCGGGCAGCCGACGAGGACCTCGACCCGGACGACGTGCCCGACGAACCCCGGCGGGTCATCGTGACCGGTACCGGTGGCCGCTGGGCCGGCGTCCGGCTCTAG
- a CDS encoding alpha/beta hydrolase: protein MELLFVHGALVRDGDWWWSPTAALLDRAGVRSRSVTLPSCGEAPAVDGTSGLVADAAALRAALDDVDDPDGAVVVGHSYGGTVIAEAGHHPAVARLLFVSSYLPDVGTAQGAIMADEPDPVSIGDGGEGRLAVSGYDAASFGARFLQDADPDTQRAGWERVTAQDATAFVTPTTGAGWQGVDSTYVVCTEDRSTTVGLQRSHAARATRTVDVPTGHHPFVTRPDLVAEQVLCGDGPRAGRRPSGHRYRSR from the coding sequence ATGGAACTGCTCTTCGTGCACGGCGCCCTCGTCCGCGACGGCGACTGGTGGTGGTCGCCCACGGCAGCACTGCTCGACCGCGCCGGCGTCCGGAGCCGTTCGGTCACCCTCCCGAGCTGCGGCGAAGCACCGGCGGTGGACGGGACGTCCGGCCTCGTGGCTGATGCGGCTGCGCTCCGTGCAGCGCTCGACGACGTCGACGACCCCGACGGCGCGGTCGTCGTCGGGCACTCCTACGGCGGGACCGTCATCGCCGAGGCGGGCCACCACCCGGCGGTCGCTCGGCTGCTGTTCGTGTCCTCGTACCTCCCGGACGTCGGGACCGCCCAGGGCGCGATCATGGCCGACGAACCGGACCCGGTGTCGATCGGCGACGGGGGCGAGGGACGGCTCGCGGTCAGCGGGTACGACGCCGCGTCGTTCGGAGCGAGGTTCCTGCAGGACGCCGACCCGGACACGCAGCGGGCGGGCTGGGAGCGGGTGACGGCGCAGGACGCCACCGCCTTCGTCACGCCGACGACCGGTGCGGGATGGCAGGGCGTCGACTCGACCTACGTGGTGTGCACGGAGGACCGGAGCACCACCGTCGGCCTCCAGCGCTCCCACGCAGCGCGGGCGACGCGGACGGTGGACGTCCCCACGGGACACCACCCGTTCGTCACCCGACCGGACCTCGTGGCGGAGCAGGTGCTCTGCGGTGACGGGCCTAGAGCCGGACGCCGGCCCAGCGGCCACCGGTACCGGTCACGATGA
- the tsaB gene encoding tRNA (adenosine(37)-N6)-threonylcarbamoyltransferase complex dimerization subunit type 1 TsaB translates to MLLAIDTSAGTSVAVVDPSTGQQLASRSTDDSRRHAEVIGPFLAEVLTEAGVTPAEVTGVVAGMGPGPFTGLRVGIAAARTFAAARGVPFLPLVSHDAVAADQPQTDQPQADQPQTDQPPTGPFVVLTDARRREVYWSAYDADGVRVAGPGLAKPADLDEAIRASRPEAVTWERVTAVAIPAWRLGALAAERLASGAPFADDTPLYLRDPDVTMPGAPKRVVR, encoded by the coding sequence GTGCTGCTCGCGATCGACACCTCCGCCGGGACGTCCGTCGCCGTCGTCGACCCGTCGACCGGGCAGCAGCTCGCGAGCCGCAGCACCGACGACTCCCGCCGTCACGCCGAGGTCATCGGACCCTTCCTCGCCGAGGTCCTGACAGAGGCCGGCGTCACACCTGCCGAGGTGACGGGCGTCGTCGCCGGCATGGGCCCCGGCCCGTTCACCGGTCTCCGCGTCGGCATCGCCGCCGCCCGCACCTTCGCCGCGGCGCGCGGCGTCCCCTTCCTCCCACTCGTGAGTCACGACGCCGTCGCGGCCGACCAGCCCCAGACCGACCAGCCCCAGGCCGATCAGCCCCAGACCGATCAGCCGCCGACCGGCCCCTTCGTCGTCCTGACGGACGCGCGGAGGCGCGAGGTCTACTGGTCGGCGTACGACGCCGACGGCGTCCGCGTCGCCGGCCCGGGACTCGCCAAGCCGGCGGACCTCGACGAGGCGATCCGCGCCTCCCGTCCGGAAGCGGTCACCTGGGAGCGCGTCACCGCGGTCGCGATCCCGGCCTGGAGGCTCGGCGCGCTCGCCGCGGAACGTCTCGCCTCCGGCGCTCCCTTCGCCGACGACACCCCGCTCTACCTGCGCGACCCCGACGTGACGATGCCGGGAGCCCCGAAGCGGGTCGTCCGGTGA
- the rimI gene encoding ribosomal protein S18-alanine N-acetyltransferase: protein MTGLPDGLRLRPAHPQDLDDIMWLEHVSFPTDAWSASQMSGELYSPHGYYVVVETVAEGTAPTVVGYAGLSSLAGNPVADVQTIAVAAEQRGRGIGRALFTELLDEARRRGVHEVFLEVRADNPVAQAMYTAFGFEHIATRPRYYQPDGVDAWVMRAELPAAPGTGSVGPIGQEALDEHS, encoded by the coding sequence GTGACGGGCCTCCCCGACGGGCTGCGGCTCCGACCGGCCCACCCGCAGGACCTCGACGACATCATGTGGCTCGAGCACGTGTCGTTCCCCACGGACGCCTGGTCGGCGTCGCAGATGTCCGGCGAGCTGTACTCGCCGCACGGGTACTACGTCGTGGTCGAGACCGTGGCCGAGGGCACGGCGCCGACGGTCGTGGGGTACGCCGGACTGTCCTCGCTCGCGGGCAACCCGGTCGCCGACGTGCAGACGATCGCGGTCGCCGCCGAGCAGCGTGGGCGTGGCATCGGCAGGGCGCTCTTCACCGAGCTGCTCGACGAAGCGCGTCGTCGCGGCGTGCACGAGGTCTTCCTCGAGGTGCGGGCGGACAACCCGGTGGCACAGGCGATGTACACCGCGTTCGGCTTCGAGCACATCGCCACGCGGCCCCGCTACTACCAGCCGGACGGCGTCGACGCGTGGGTGATGCGCGCGGAGCTGCCCGCGGCACCCGGCACCGGTTCCGTCGGGCCGATCGGACAGGAGGCGCTCGATGAGCACAGCTGA
- the tsaD gene encoding tRNA (adenosine(37)-N6)-threonylcarbamoyltransferase complex transferase subunit TsaD translates to MSTAEPLVLGIETSCDETGVGIVRGNTLLANVIASSMDEHARYGGVVPEVAARAHLEAMTPTLHEALDRAGVSLDELDAVAVTAGPGLAGALMVGVGAAKALAVATGKPLYGVNHLVGHVGADVLRSDGSEIELPTVALLVSGGHTSLLLVRDLVGDVELLGETIDDAAGEAFDKVARLLGLPYPGGPQIDRAAADGDPTAIRFPRGLTLPKDMAAHRYDFSFSGLKTAVARWVEKCRDEGREVPVADVAASFREAVVDVLLTKALNACRDTGVDRLLLGGGVVANARLRAVATERCAAAGVALRIPPFDLCTDNGAMIAAVGARLVAEGHAPSDLGIAADSTLPVTTVQV, encoded by the coding sequence ATGAGCACAGCTGAACCGCTCGTGCTCGGCATCGAGACGAGTTGTGACGAGACGGGCGTGGGCATCGTCCGGGGGAACACCCTGCTCGCGAACGTCATCGCGTCGAGCATGGACGAGCACGCCCGGTACGGCGGCGTCGTGCCCGAGGTCGCCGCACGGGCGCACCTCGAGGCCATGACGCCGACGCTGCACGAAGCGCTCGACCGCGCCGGCGTCTCCCTCGACGAGCTCGACGCCGTCGCGGTCACCGCCGGACCCGGGCTCGCCGGTGCGCTCATGGTCGGGGTCGGGGCTGCGAAGGCGCTCGCGGTCGCGACGGGCAAGCCGCTGTACGGGGTGAACCACCTCGTCGGGCACGTCGGCGCCGACGTGCTGCGCTCGGACGGCTCCGAGATCGAACTGCCCACGGTCGCGCTGCTCGTCTCCGGCGGGCACACGTCGCTCCTGCTCGTGCGGGACCTCGTGGGTGACGTCGAGCTCCTCGGCGAGACGATCGACGACGCCGCGGGCGAGGCGTTCGACAAGGTCGCGCGGCTGCTCGGCCTGCCGTACCCGGGCGGCCCGCAGATCGACCGGGCTGCCGCGGACGGTGACCCGACCGCGATCCGGTTCCCCCGCGGCCTGACGCTGCCGAAGGACATGGCGGCGCACCGGTACGACTTCTCGTTCTCCGGGCTGAAGACCGCCGTTGCCCGCTGGGTCGAGAAGTGCCGCGACGAGGGCCGCGAGGTCCCCGTCGCCGACGTCGCCGCGTCCTTCCGCGAGGCCGTGGTCGACGTGCTCCTCACGAAGGCCCTGAACGCGTGCCGCGACACCGGGGTCGACCGGCTCCTGCTCGGCGGCGGGGTGGTGGCGAACGCCCGCCTGCGTGCCGTCGCGACCGAACGCTGCGCAGCCGCCGGTGTCGCGCTCCGCATCCCGCCGTTCGACCTCTGCACCGACAACGGCGCGATGATCGCCGCAGTCGGTGCACGGCTCGTCGCCGAGGGGCACGCGCCGAGCGACCTCGGGATCGCCGCCGACTCGACGCTGCCGGTCACGACCGTCCAGGTCTGA
- a CDS encoding DUF4190 domain-containing protein, translated as MSDEWVPGGVDAVSDQNQWPRPGQSDEQASGGYSGAPQPDGDRASDGSRASDPTSTPAPGEAPSAPQPPSAPQPPENPYGQNPSGQNPSGQNPYGAQQTGSQQNPYATPGQENPYAAPGQQPGYGAPQNPYAAPSNPYAAPNQQQYGQPQYGGQQQYGQQQYGSQQQYGQQYGGQYAAAGYQPYAQRPKTNTLSILSIVFAFAGILIWPIIILTSPAGAIMGHVALGKIKQTGEGGRGLALAGIIGGWALTGLWILIIGLLIALSIAARSGSGYSDDFGSTGAFVL; from the coding sequence GTGTCCGACGAGTGGGTGCCGGGAGGGGTGGACGCGGTGTCCGATCAGAACCAGTGGCCGAGGCCCGGCCAGTCCGACGAGCAGGCGAGCGGCGGGTACTCCGGCGCCCCGCAGCCCGACGGCGACCGTGCGTCCGACGGCAGCCGTGCGTCCGACCCGACGTCGACCCCGGCGCCCGGTGAAGCACCGAGCGCGCCGCAACCGCCGAGCGCCCCGCAGCCGCCCGAGAACCCGTACGGCCAAAACCCGTCCGGCCAGAACCCGTCCGGCCAGAACCCGTACGGCGCGCAGCAGACCGGCTCGCAGCAGAACCCGTACGCGACGCCCGGGCAGGAGAACCCGTACGCCGCGCCGGGTCAGCAGCCGGGGTACGGGGCGCCGCAGAACCCCTACGCCGCGCCGAGCAACCCGTACGCTGCGCCGAACCAGCAGCAGTACGGGCAGCCGCAGTACGGAGGCCAGCAGCAGTACGGCCAGCAGCAGTACGGCAGCCAGCAGCAGTACGGCCAGCAGTACGGCGGCCAGTACGCCGCGGCGGGCTACCAGCCCTACGCGCAGCGCCCGAAGACGAACACACTGTCGATCCTGTCGATCGTGTTCGCCTTCGCCGGCATCCTGATCTGGCCGATCATCATCCTCACGAGCCCGGCCGGCGCGATCATGGGCCACGTCGCCCTCGGCAAGATCAAGCAGACCGGTGAGGGTGGACGTGGTCTGGCGCTCGCCGGCATCATCGGCGGCTGGGCGCTGACGGGTCTCTGGATCCTCATCATCGGACTCCTGATCGCCCTCTCCATCGCTGCCCGCAGCGGGTCGGGCTACTCCGACGACTTCGGCTCCACGGGCGCGTTCGTCCTCTGA